A stretch of DNA from Virgibacillus proomii:
CTTTTTTAGGCCATACCCTGTTTAATTGGGCACTAAAATGGTTGAGTACTTCAACTATTTCCATGGCAATTGTATTCGAGCCCGTAGGCGCCTCCATTCTGGCCTATTTTATCTTGGACGAAAAGATCACAGCATTCCAATTACTAGGTGGTACGATCGTGTTATTTGGGCTGTTTTTATTTATCCTCAGTACTAATCGTAAGTCAACCTTAACGATTTCCAAAAAAGAACAACATGAATAAAATACATGAAATGGGTGAGCATATGAACATTCAATTAATGACAGATGGCGGAGCTGATATTCCAGAGCGTCTAGCACGTAAAGCTGATATTATTCAAGTGCCGCTTTATTTACATTTTAGTGATAAGCAATACAGAGCTGGGGTGGATATGGATCTTCCTTCTTTTTATAAGAAAATAGAAGAAACGAAGGAATTACCGAGATCCTCTGCACCTAGCCCACATGATTTTTATAAAGCGTATAAACAAGTGGATAAACAAACATCGATTTTAATGCTCAGCTTAACAAAAGGGTTAAGCAGTACGTATGAAAATGCAGTTACTGGGATGAATATGCTATTAGAGGAAGAACCAGAGCGAACCATTGCTGTAATTAATACAAAGACGGCATCATGTGGAATTGCACTCTTACTTCATGAAGCAATAACAAAAATAGAAGAAAACTATACATTCATTGAATTAGTTGAGCATATACAAAAGCGAGCAGATCAAACCGCCACTTTATTTGTATTAAAAACATTAGAGAATTTAATTCAAGGAGGGCGACTGGATCGAGTAAAAGGAAAAATCGCTAAGACATTAAACATCAAATTACTAATGCGTGCAAGTGAAGACGGGGAAATTGAAGTTACGGAAAAGGTTAGAGGAGACAAAAGATCAATCCGACGGTTTATCGAGCAAATTGGTGAATATACAAAGAGCTTTGAAGATAAAGTTATCTCCTTATCCCATTGTAATGCAGAAGAACGCGCTAAAAATGTGCTGTCTGAAATACGCAGCAAATACCCGTTTAAAGATGCCTATATCATGGACACAGGTCCATTAATTTCCACATACGGCGGAAAAGGTGCGCTAGTTATTTCATTTTTTAAACATAATAAATAAGTGAGAATTGTTTCTGCTAGCGGCTTAAAGAAATGGACCTTACAGTAATTCATCCGATGTTATCCCTTGTTTTTTTGTAGGATTCTAATCTAACGTATAAATTTGGCCACAATAATTTTAGCGTAAACTGATGGATACTGAATGCGCTTCTTACAACCATACATAGAAGAAATTTAGGGAGAAAGCAAGCTTATAATCCTATCCATCCCTATGCTTTTTTAAAAGAGTCTGACTACTTCAGACTCTTTTTTATACTATAGGAAAGTATAATAAGAAAAACGATAGCTTTCGCCAAAGACTTGGCGATAAGCCAAGTTTTTCTAATGTTTGTTTTGTTTAGTAAGAAAAGAATATACCATTTGATTAAGTGTATCCTTATCCTCTCCTAAACAAATTAAATGCTTCGATCGCTCAAAAAATACAACCTCTTTCTCCTCTGATGTAATTTCATTATTTAGGTAATAAGCTGTTTTGTAAGGAACCATCCCATCCTGCTGACCTTGAGCTATAAGTACAGGTGATTGAATTTTATTTAAATAACGTCTGGTAAATCTAACCAATTTTAAAAATTCGATATTAGCCCGAAATGGTACAGCACCAAGCTTTTTTTTATAATGAATGTACAGTTTGTTTTTTTTCAGGTCTCCTTTTATCGCGTCCTTAATAACTGTTCCAATATCTAAACCTATTTGTTTAAACGATAAATATTTACCTGATGTAGCTAAAAGGACCAACTTTTCTACATGATGCATGGCAGCGAGGTATGCTGCAATCATGCCACCCATGGAAAAACCAATCAAATAGACTGTCTCATATGTTTTTTTTAATTGCAATAATGTTTGTTCCGCTGCTTCCAACCATTCATCATGGGATACATCTTCTAAATTTAACCTCCTCCCATGACCAGGTAAGGTTGGTACAGCTATATGCCAATCTGTATGCTCTTTAAAATAATTTGCCAAAGGCTCCACTTCATAAGGACCACCAGTATATCCATGGATAATTAAACAAGCTATCATCTCGATTCCTCTCTTTCTTGTCTATATTTGTTTACCCGTTCTGGCAAAAATTATGACAGCCTTTTACATATGCAACTATTTTTCCTTGTTTTCCATAATTAGCATAATTTCTTGGCTAGAACTTCTAAGGTCTTTACCGTTTTACCTTGTCCATTCTTAAAAGAATCAATCCCGTTAATTTATAGTCCTACCAGTATAGTTGTTACTTACATTGAAAAATTTGTAAGTATTAAATCAACCTCCGCGTTTTCTTACGTATGAAAAAAGCTGATGAAAGGAAACATCAGCTTTTTCATCTGAATGTTTTTATTAACGAGCCGAACTGCTTAAAAATTGGGGAAACTTGGTGATACGTATTAGCTAATTGACCTACCGTAGATAACATCTTATCTAAATTTAATGCTTGCCCTGGACCAGGTGGTTGATTTGGCGGATAATTTGCTTGTGGATTTATATTTTGTTGTGCATTTTGTTGGGATGATTCTGATTTTATTCCTGGCCAATTCATTGGTTGTGGTGGCTTGGTGAAGTAATCATAAGGAGTTTGCTGATTTGCTTGTAGGCTTTGTTGCATACCCCCAAAGAAATCCATTTGTCCCGGATTATTTTCAAAATAAGGTGGATAAGGTATAGAAAAAGGATAATTTCGAAAACCATCATCGTTATGATTGACATAATCAAAATAAGGGCCATAATACATTTCCTACACACCTTCTTTATCTTTTCTTATAGTTTATGACTACTCCTTCATGTGTGTGATCACTTTGAATCATTTTTATAACCATCAAAGAATGAACTGTAATAGGATATGTGATTATCTAATAAGCCAAGGCTATACTTTATTTTGTTTTTTTGAAATCCAAGAATTGGTTCTTTCACGCCTTTAATAAATATTGCTGGTGTGCCGTATATACCTTTATCTTGTAACTCCTTCATATGATTAATATCATTAATATTTTTTATTTCATAAGGGATCTTCCACTTTTTTAAGTTTTGTATTACTCTTTCGCATTCCTTATTGTAGTCACTAATATAAACAAGTACTTCTGGTTCTTCCATTTTTTAACCCCCTTTCAACTGAATTGAACCAACAATTATATAATTACCCGGGACAAAATAACAAAAACGTTAGAAAAACTTGGCTTGTCGCCAAGTCTTTAGCGAAAGCTGTCGTTTTTCTTATAAGATAAAGTGAAACTTCATTCCGTGGAATGCTTTTTACACGGAATGTTAGTACCACAAGGGTATGACCTAAAGGCCCTTGAACGAATCGGCATTTAAGTGCCGTTTCTCCCGCTTTGACACTTTGCACGAACTCAGGACTTGAAGTGAGAAACTTACGGCACCTTACATGCGGGATAAAGTGAAACTTCATTCCGTGGAATGCTTTTTACACGGAATGTTAGTACCACAAGGGTATGACCTAAAGGCCCTTGAACCAATCGGGCATTTAGGTGCCGTTTTCTCCCGCTTTGACCCTTTGCATGAAATCAGGTCTTGAAGTGGGAAACTTACGGCACCTTACATGCGGGATAAAGCCTAAAATTTTATACTTTCCTATAGTAAAAAAGGCCAAAGTCATACCAAATTGCATCCTATTTGCCACACTTTTGACATATTTCTTTTGACCTATAAAAACTCCATATAGTATAAAGTCTTAGCGCAGATGGTTTTAGCCACCTTACCTATAACCCTTAATGAAATCGAATCAACGCACACAAGAAATTTTTCATTTTTATAGTGTAAGTAATTAGAGGCAGCCGAAAAACTAGTTAAGGACTTCTAAGTAGACAATATACCTTCTTCCCTATTTTAGTTATTGCTATTCCTCATTTCTTAGAAAAACTTTCCTATAGTGCAAAAAAAAAGAGAGGAAAAATCCCTCCCCTTGAAACTCTTATAAAGTGCAACTTCTATCCGTAGGGCTTTTCCTTCACCCCTACGGATAGAAGTAGAACAAAGGCTAGAATCTCGTACGCCTTTGAAAAATTGTATGGTTAAAACTAATGGTGAAGTAGCTTAGATGGAAGATTTTTTTACAGCTGATACATGCTGAATTGATTTTCCCAACTTACGTAATAAGTCAATTGCCATTACCTTTTCCGTTTCGTTTAAACCGCTAGTAATTTTTGCAATTCGTGCCCAATGCCCGGGAAAGATATGATGAAGTAAATCAGCACCTTTATCAGTAATTTTTGCGAACGTAACACGACGGTCATGATGATTGGGAATTCGAACTAAATAACGCTTATTCTCTAATTTATTTACTACATACGTAATACTTCCACTTGTTAGTAGAATTTTTTCACCTATTGCTTTTAATGGCTGAGCACCTTTATGATAAAGTAATTCTAACACAGCAAAATCAGTTAAATTAAGCCCTCTGCTTTGAATATCTGCTTCTACTTGTTCCATTAGACTACGATAAGCCTTCGATAAAACAACAAATAATTTAAGCGAATTATTTTCTTGTTTCTCTTTTAATAAACGATCGTAGTTCATCACATTTCCCCCTCATATATTATGTTTAGGCATTATTTTTCTCTCGAAAAACATAAAACCATGCCAATTCGAACCATTACCATACTCAATCTCTCATTTTACCCTTCATTTGATACTTGATCTTGAGCTGGAGACTTACTTTCAATTAATTTGGAATAAAGTAGAAAAACAAATAGAAAAGAACTTATGGAAACAGCTGGATATATTCCACTGATAGCTATACAAATAACAGATAAATACCCCAGACTCTCTTCTAGCTGTGAAACGTATTTTTGGTTTTTTATCATCTGATTTGTTTTAATTATTTTTACATGCATTAAATAAATATACGAAGTCAAAAACAGCAGTGCATGTAAAGGTATCCACCAAGTGGGATATAAAATATAAAAAATAATTATTGGAATAAATAAGAACAGGATTCCAATATGTGCCAATTTGAGGAAACCTTTTTTATAGTCTTCAAGTGACCATGGTAGTATCTGTATCATATCATTACTAAACCGATCTAGGTAAAAGCTAGAAGCTATTGAAGTATACACATAAATGGTAACAGCTACGCCTACATAAAACAGCCATTTAGGTACAAATATAAAAACAGTCAGCATGATAAAAAGCGAAGCAAGAGAACGAAAGATTAACTCATGTTGTTTCGTAACATACAATTTCCATAAACGATTATACATTTGTACCGTTGATTGAAACGACTGCTTTTGTTTATAGCTATTTTGAAAT
This window harbors:
- a CDS encoding DegV family protein — its product is MNIQLMTDGGADIPERLARKADIIQVPLYLHFSDKQYRAGVDMDLPSFYKKIEETKELPRSSAPSPHDFYKAYKQVDKQTSILMLSLTKGLSSTYENAVTGMNMLLEEEPERTIAVINTKTASCGIALLLHEAITKIEENYTFIELVEHIQKRADQTATLFVLKTLENLIQGGRLDRVKGKIAKTLNIKLLMRASEDGEIEVTEKVRGDKRSIRRFIEQIGEYTKSFEDKVISLSHCNAEERAKNVLSEIRSKYPFKDAYIMDTGPLISTYGGKGALVISFFKHNK
- a CDS encoding alpha/beta hydrolase; this encodes MIACLIIHGYTGGPYEVEPLANYFKEHTDWHIAVPTLPGHGRRLNLEDVSHDEWLEAAEQTLLQLKKTYETVYLIGFSMGGMIAAYLAAMHHVEKLVLLATSGKYLSFKQIGLDIGTVIKDAIKGDLKKNKLYIHYKKKLGAVPFRANIEFLKLVRFTRRYLNKIQSPVLIAQGQQDGMVPYKTAYYLNNEITSEEKEVVFFERSKHLICLGEDKDTLNQMVYSFLTKQNKH
- a CDS encoding glutaredoxin family protein, translated to MEEPEVLVYISDYNKECERVIQNLKKWKIPYEIKNINDINHMKELQDKGIYGTPAIFIKGVKEPILGFQKNKIKYSLGLLDNHISYYSSFFDGYKNDSK
- a CDS encoding MarR family winged helix-turn-helix transcriptional regulator, producing the protein MNYDRLLKEKQENNSLKLFVVLSKAYRSLMEQVEADIQSRGLNLTDFAVLELLYHKGAQPLKAIGEKILLTSGSITYVVNKLENKRYLVRIPNHHDRRVTFAKITDKGADLLHHIFPGHWARIAKITSGLNETEKVMAIDLLRKLGKSIQHVSAVKKSSI